A window of the Oryzias melastigma strain HK-1 linkage group LG11, ASM292280v2, whole genome shotgun sequence genome harbors these coding sequences:
- the hivep1 gene encoding zinc finger protein 40: MPRTKQNHPKNLKDKIEEAQKQLTEPKASQKAVDNTKGLKRKKIVVESQKLPKSPVKKPLQSCEPGAHASPSKETTPSSSSPSHKPPSSSGKKEEPQHVEPAAASPNEGSRPSDAEGVKKESTSSQPSLQEPSDCKEAKESPPEDSKSPKGSFEGGSYSSSAPLDVLLKAMEPDFSTLADRNPSVLATGISKSTASLQTQLSGDVTALPAVSVALQTQPSQMQTYYIDKQGNFFGIAAALQGAMHPSTQGTAPLTTPHLLPISSNEKQGLHMNFSSGPSAVSHTAAPSGPSALPQSQPPVVHACQSLSASVPSTIQVPVTPGSSHVQMTTVMNFGGEQTSKDQKPKKPGKYVCEYCQRACAKPSVLLKHIRSHTGERPYPCVTCGFSFKTKSNLYKHKKSHAHAIKLGMISRSESGGGSLSTESDKAVGAHSEAEESGDSDEEGSAVDLEPESLQSDIAPLSDGSLQSACIASVETDISIKSSPGRRAHEPKVPTALPKVVVYPVNVSPLRADSPRVAGAAPEQAAAQRQREFQTTRPNVTVLSSLKEVDGTSASLDAVSEDEEQQCKSPLLGGHGQLQRQQATDFSQQQQPKCLLSPRSLGSTDSGYFSRSESADQAMSPPSPFVKITPPVDVDITKSAPLIIPPVVPTVMHVAADQRMPPSDKVIRSPLEPNARSLEERISKLISDNEAVVDNKKLDSVKPRRTSLSRRGSIDSPRSYIFKDSFQFDLKPIGRRSSSSSDIPKSPFTPTDKSKHVFLLSVPNQYPPMDCLPITRSNSMPTTPGHSVPPPSIHPVPHPLRVCQSFDEKISSLNDEVFSSVPPTPNPAIHSRTLVRQKAVDDFSTGEGHNLVTVRSMDEGYHGPSSLVEQMQRSRSFEHGQDRTRRPQQNKGTMYECETCRNRYRKLENFETHKKFYCSELHGPKNKPLPVKEPEEDVFHVNTQQHIPSGTGALDQQTSIRKRRKMKSVGDEDDQSPTDTTPPCLVGFETTTALANKTFSQPGLIVDMQPNIQSKPPQIQLVARGMNTAESRLSPIQEMNISGAAKGDLQRQGSGTSVIRHTNSLSRPNSFETESLDRVSPSDVVEKDQMKSPHKDRSTGVSTDAYLEKSFKPTSDDYRKHGREYSSDSTSGASSTPVHQSRLVRQSNILVPEILVTEDSDREHEPHASEPADKPADQFNWPQRSESLSKLPAEKLPPKKKRIRLAQMDQSSGESSFESSFSRSLSRDSSLSRGSSISASFDRDETIRSESPSRGEGKTPEPQSLPAALNTLGVPGMMRRAASEQITCTQPSVEISCDYRSKSFDCGNVSPRRCLSPVGQPKTGYVAQVPLIERRRGPLVRQMSLKIGPESQQPVRKPATTTLDKALIANVSSLGQYRSQQINIVSRRAPAASAILNAAEPPLQHHEQLVQSINLGSPTQQQQVHGLPHPWYQTAKVQFSQKVQQTLSQTSFCGENLQQKQSDFEENKSFVPKYQLQCPSQTFSYLTQGAQIALPILTIPIANPILSISKSSDIIQNVFVASQQASDVKTQTVVFSSKQQREPLEQSQASTASLPQILITHEQMHPSSSQSVKHCQLSTPSAEVPQDRTRSPAVPAPHSAADHSSLGSLHCMQKLASVTLCPQQEPTASSKRMLSPANSLDIYMEKHQKRAKDEHGAACLTDGRSAGYLNSKMSEVSRQRKLMLVRQVCTTEPADSPIETEAPPLPDVKPNEEKESEADDGVKPMSPDAVGLEKSGTTEVKGPVLNTTQSGQATSLPPDNNLKPQEKPEEQRWTPAKSLIRPSSFHAGQVKLTTSVSAVNTKEAHRLSFPSLKTTTTFTWCFLMKRKPLHVQQKDLRTSAYAAWTVSTDNSNPLGLPTKVVMSLFDSKHSSKKIHYTSAIRTGWKSDILSFSGKLKDVMLKMPASQKSVSAEARSKPQPEAQTSHDSEKDGSVLSEPRRVKIFDGGFKSNEEYVYVRGRGRGKYICEECGIRCKKPSMLRKHIRTHSDVRPFHCVHCNFSFKTKGNLTKHMKSKAHRKKCMEMGVPEGAMEDQDAEDSGDRSQLSGADRQDSDGDDSDGPDDDDNDEEEEDDSQAESGLSTNPSVSASPQHLPYRDTEVPPSALLAQMSISSLPASRPAAAEPPASDFASAVSFIAQTSGSCISSAHLPFSPPPPVTSDSYTSDTESVHMMSPVSPCRQMSIDYPDFDGPFSPPALGKTPKLAQDVPPSTASTDSNTPVDRSTQTSYPAQVPPPLPLHTPMQAAGAQTHLFSHLPLHSQQPARPPYSMLPVGGIQLLPAGLATFLPIQAGQVQLTIPAVSVIHRNTSPLPPPNTPPHPESLQTQPVVVQEPLSSMVPCFPLGQVAGLQAQTLQPVGLETLNLMGLTSPGLASTPLLPPQGLTLNAALGLQVLAANANPQSRTSPQAHVPGLQFVNIALPAIIPSLSPLSALSPRPGSFDMQSSPEATAAPPAGFASGCAALNPGGCSPERKWEEKEKPPPQRPASAPQNRTEHPKSPPYPSAAEPAASENSRQTAVDDYNEASSDDEDRLVIAT; encoded by the exons ATAAAATCGAGGAGGCACAGAAGCAGCTGACAGAGCCCAAAGCTTCTCAGAAAG CTGTGGACAACACAAAGGGCCTGAAGAGGAAGAAGATTGTTGTGGAGAGTCAAAAACTTCCAAAGTCCCCAGTGAAGAAGCCGCTGCAGTCATGTGAGCCCGGAGCGCACGCATCACCTTCCAAGGAAACCACACCATCCTCGTCCAGTCCCTCACACAAGCCTCCATCGTCATCCGGCAAGAAGGAAGAACCACAGCATGTTGAACCAGCTGCCGCATCCCCGAATGAGGGGTCACGGCCCTCTGATGCTGAGGGGGTGAAGAAAGAGAGCACGTCCTCCCAGCCATCACTACAAGAGCCGTCAGACTGCAAGGAGGCTAAAGAGTCTCCACCAGAAGACAGCAAATCCCCAAAGGGCAGCTTTGAGGGGGGTTCTTACAGCAGCAGTGCTCCTTTGGATGTCCTTCTGAAGGCCATGGAGCCGGACTTTAGCACTTTGGCAGACAGGAACCCCTCCGTTTTAGCCACAGGCATCAGCAAATCAACGGCATCTCTTCAAACGCAGCTCAGTGGAGACGTGACGGCGCTGCCAGCTGTCAGTGTTGCTCTCCAGACCCAACCTTCCCAAATGCAGACATACTACATCGACAAACAAGGCAACTTCTTCGGCATTGCAGCTGCGCTTCAGGGAGCCATGCATCCTTCAACACAGGGTACCGCCCCGCTCACCACACCCCATTTACTGCCCATTTCATCCAACGAGAAGCAAGGCTTGCACATGAACTTCAGCAGTGGGCCGTCTGCTGTAAGTCACACCGCTGCTCCCTCAGGTCCCAGCGCTTTGCCACAAAGTCAACCGCCAGTTGTTCACGCATGCCAGTCCCTCTCTGCCAGCGTCCCCAGCACCATTCAGGTCCCAGTCACGCCTGGCAGCAGCCACGTGCAAATGACCACCGTCATGAACTTTGGTGGTGAGCAGACATCTAAGGATCAAAAGCCCAAAAAGCCAGGAAAGTACGTCTGCGAATACTGCCAACGGGCGTGTGCAAAACCCAGCGTGCTTCTCAAGCACATCAGATCTCACACGGGAGAGAGACCATATCCTTGTGTCACCTGTGGCTTTTCCTTCAAAACCAAAAGCAACTTGTACAAGCACAAGAAGTCTCACGCACACGCTATAAAGCTGGGAATGATCTCCCGGTCTGAATCAGGAGGCGGGTCTTTGTCTACGGAATCTGACAAAGCTGTTGGAGCACATTCAGAGGCTGAGGAGAGCGGGGACAGTGATGAAGAAGGCAGTGCTGTAGACCTGGAACCTGAGTCTTTGCAGAGCGATATAGCTCCATTATCTGATGGCAGTTTACAGAGTGCTTGTATTGCATCAGTGGAGACAGACATATCCATCAAATCCTCCCCAGGTCGAAGGGCCCATGAGCCCAAAGTCCCCACTGCACTCCCAAAAGTTGTTGTGTACCCAGTTAATGTGTCGCCTCTGAGGGCAGACAGTCCAAGAGTGGCTGGCGCTGCACCTGAACAAGCTGCTGCACAGCGTCAGCGAGAGTTTCAGACCACCAGACCCAACGTCACAGTCCTGTCGTCTCTGAAAGAGGTGGATGGCACAAGTGCTTCCTTGGACGCAGTGAGCGAGGACGAAGAGCAGCAGTGCAAGTCTCCTCTGCTGGGGGGTCATGGTCAGCTTCAACGGCAACAAGCGACCGACTtctcccagcagcagcagcccaaATGTCTGCTCAGTCCTCGCAGTTTGGGAAGCACAGACTCCGGCTACTTCTCTCGCTCTGAAAGTGCTGACCAGGCCATGAGCCCCCCCAGCCCCTTTGTAAAGATAACTCCACCAGTAGATGTTGACATTACCAAAAGCGCTCCTCTCATTATCCCTCCTGTGGTCCCCACAGTGATGCATGTAGCAGCTGACCAGAGAATGCCACCAAGCGATAAAGTTATACGATCCCCGCTAGAACCAAATGCCCGCTCTCTGGAAGAGCGCATCTCAAAGCTCATCTCGGACAATGAGGCAGTGGTGGACAACAAAAAACTGGACAGTGTAAAGCCGCGGAGGACTTCTCTGTCTAGAAGAGGCAGCATTGATTCCCCCagatcatacatttttaaagactcatTTCAGTTTGATCTGAAGCCAATTGGAAGGAGATCCAGTTCCAGCTCGGATATCCCCAAGTCCCCGTTTACTCCCACAGACAAGTCAAAGCATGTCTTCCTCTTATCAGTCCCTAATCAATACCCACCAATGGACTGTCTGCCAATCACAAGGAGCAACTCAATGCCCACAACACCCGGACACTCGGTTCCCCCGCCCAGCATCCATCCAGTGCCTCACCCTCTGAGGGTCTGTCAGTCCTTTGATGAAAAGATTAGTTCCTTGAATGACGAGGTGTTCTCGTCAGTCCCACCAACCCCAAATCCCGCAATACACTCTCGCACTTTGGTCAGGCAAAAAGCCGTGGACGACTTTTCAACAGGCGAAGGGCACAACCTGGTGACCGTTCGCTCAATGGATGAAGGCTACCATGGGCCGAGCAGCCTGGTGGAGCAGATGCAGAGGAGCAGATCGTTTGAACACGGGCAGGACCGAACCAGGAGGCCTCAGCAGAACAAAGGCACCATGTATGAGTGTGAGACTTGTCGAAATCGGTATAGGAAGTTAGAGAATTTTGAAACCCACAAGAAATTCTACTGCTCAGAGCTTCATGGCCCCAAGAACAAGCCTTTACCTGTGAAAGAACCAGAAGAAGACGTTTTTCATGTCAACACGCAGCAGCACATACCAAGCGGCACTGGCGCACTAGACCAACAGACGTCAATCAGAAAgagaaggaaaatgaaaagtgttggtgatgaagatgatcagTCTCCAACTGACACCACTCCACCATGTTTAGTTGGTTTTGAGACCACAACAGCTCTGGCAAACAAGACTTTCTCTCAGCCTGGGCTCATAGTGGACATGCaacccaacatccaatcaaagcCTCCTCAGATCCAGCTTGTAGCTCGAGGTATGAACACGGCAGAGTCCAGACTCTCCCCCATTCAAGAGATGAACATCAGTGGTGCTGCTAAAGGAGACCTTCAGAGGCAAGGCAGCGGTACATCCGTCATTAGACACACCAATTCTCTGAGCCGACCCAACTCGTTTGAGACTGAGTCCCTTGATAGAGTATCTCCTTCTGATGTTGTGGAGAAAGATCAAATGAAAAGTCCGCACAAAGATAGATCTACAGGGGTCTCAACCGATGCCTATCTGGAAAAATCTTTCAAACCTACAAGTGATGATTACAGAAAACATGGGAGGGAGTATAGCAGCGATAGTACGAGTGGTGCAAGCTCCACCCCAGTCCATCAGTCTCGTCTTGTGCGCCAAAGCAACATCCTGGTTCCTGAGATCCTGGTCACAGAGGACTCCGATAGGGAGCATGAACCTCACGCCAGTGAGCCGGCAGACAAGCCGGCAGATCAGTTCAACTGGCCCCAGAGAAGCGAGAGTCTGTCCAAGTTACCAGCTGAGAAGCTCCCCCCTAAGAAGAAGAGAATCCGTCTGGCTCAAATGGACCAGTCATCAGGCGAGTCCAGTTTTGAGTCCAGCTTCTCGCGAAGCCTCAGCAGGGACAGCAGCCTTTCTCGAGGCTCCAGCATCTCTGCCTCCTTTGACAGAGACGAGACAATTCGATCCGAGAGTCCATCCAGAGGAGAAGGTAAAACTCCAGAACCTCAGAGTCTACCAGCGGCCCTCAACACCCTCGGGGTGCCGGGAATGATGAGGCGTGCCGCGTCTGAGCAGATTACTTGCACTCAGCCATCAGTGGAGATTTCTTGTGATTATCGAAGCAAGTCTTTTGACTGCGGCAACGTGTCTCCAAGGCGATGTCTGTCGCCCGTTGGCCAGCCCAAGACTGGGTATGTTGCACAGGTACCACTGATTGAAAGAAGGCGGGGGCCGCTCGTTCGGCAGATGTCCCTAAAAATTGGCCCAGAGAGTCAGCAGCCTGTTCGGAAACCTGCCACCACCACTTTAGACAAAGCTCTGATCGCTAACGTCAGCTCCCTCGGTCAGTACAGATCCCAGCAAATTAACATCGTCAGCAGGCGCGCCCCAGCAGCGTCTGCTATCCTAAACGCAGCAGAGCCACCGCTACAACACCACGAGCAACTGGTACAAAGCATTAATCTGGGAAGCCCCACCCAGCAGCAACAAGTCCATGGTCTGCCTCACCCCTGGTACCAAACGGCAAAGGTCCAGTTCAGTCAGAAGGTACAACAAACTCTCAGCCAGAcatcattttgtggtgaaaatcttcaacaaaaacaatctgactttgaggaaaataaaagctttgtgCCCAAATACCAGCTCCAGTGTCCCAGCCAAACCTTTTCCTACCTTACACAAGGGGCTCAGATCGCTTTGCCAATTTTAACCATTCCAATTGCCAATCCCATCCTGAGCATTTCCAAGTCCTCAGACATCATCCAGAATGTCTTCGTTGCCAGTCAGCAGGCGTCTGATGTGAAGACCCAGACTGTTGTCTTTTCGAGTAAGCAGCAGAGGGAGCCGTTGGAGCAGAGCCAAGCGAGCACTGCCTCTTTGCCACAGATCCTGATCACCCATGAGCAGATGCACCCATCCTCTTCTCAGTCCGTTAAGCACTGCCAGCTGTCCACTCCGAGCGCAGAGGTCCCACAGGACCGGACTCGAAGTCCAGCAGTTCCTGCCCCGCATTCAGCAGCAGACCACTCTTCCCTGGGCTCTCTGCACTGCATGCAGAAACTAGCCTCAGTGACGTTGTGCCCACAGCAGGAACCCACTGCGTCCAGCAAACGCATGCTGTCACCAGCCAACAGTTTGGACATCTACATGGAAAAGCACCAGAAACGTGCCAAGGACGAGCATGGCGCGGCCTGCTTGACGGATGGCAGGTCAGCTGGATACCTTAACTCAAAGATGTCCGAGGTGTCGCGCCAGAGGAAGCTAATGCTGGTGAGGCAGGTGTGTACAACTGAACCGGCAGACAGTCCCATTGAGACAGAGGCCCCGCCCCTTCCTGATGTCAAACCTAATGAGGAGAAGGAGTCTGAGGCTGATGATGGGGTCAAGCCCATGTCTCCTGATGCAGTAGGACTCGAAAAAAGCGGGACAACGGAGGTGAAAGGTCCAGTCCTAAACACTACACAAAGTGGTCAGGCCACCTCCCTCCCTCCTGATAACAACCTGAAGCCCCAGGAGAAACCAGAGGAGCAGAGGTGGACCCCAGCCAAATCCCTTATACGGCCTTCCAGCTTCCACGCTGGCCAGGTGAAACTGACCACGTCTGTGTCAGCCGTAAACACCAAGGAAGCCCACCGGCTGTCCTTCCCCAGCCTAAAGACCACCACCACCTTCACATGGTGCTTCCTGATGAAGAGGAAGCCTCTTCACGTGCAGCAGAAAGACCTGAGAACCTCAGCATATGCTGCCTGGACCGTCAGCACAGACAACTCCAACCCCCTCGGGTTGCCCACCAAGGTGGTCATGTCTCTGTTTGACTCCAAGCACAGCTCCAAAAAGATCCACTACACCTCCGCCATAAGGACCGGCTGGAAGTCAGACATCCTGTCCTTCTCGGGCAAGCTGAAGGACGTCATGCTAAAA ATGCCAGCATCCCAGAAGTCCGTGTCAGCTGAAGCCAGAAGCAAACCCCAACCAGAAGCTCAGACCAGCCATGATTCGGAGAAGGACGGGTCGGTGTTGTCCGAGCCGCGCCGCGTCAAGATATTTGACGGCGG GTTCAAGTCCAATGAGGAGTATGTGTACGTGCGCGGGCGAGGGCGGGGCAAGTACATCTGTGAGGAGTGCGGGATCCGCTGCAAGAAGCCCAGCATGCTGCGCAAACACATCCGCACCCACTCGGACGTGCGGCCGTTCCACTGCGTCCACTGCAACTTCTCCTTCAAGACTAAAG GGAACCTCACCAAGCACATGAAGTCCAAGGCCCACAGGAAGAAGTGCATGGAGATGGGGGTGCCTGAGGGGGCCATGGAGGATCAGGATGCGGAGGACTCCG gagacCGAAGTCAGCTGAGCGGCGCAGATCGCCAGGACTCTGACGGCGATGACTCGGACGGCCCCGACGATGATGATAAcgacgaagaggaggaggacgacagTCAGGCGGAGTCCGGTCTGTCCACCAATCCGTCGGTGTCTGCCAGCCCCCAGCACCTCCCCTACAGAGACACCGAGGTTCCTCCCAGCGCGCTCCTCGCCCAGATGTCAATCAGCTCTCTTCCTGCCTCCCGGCCAGCCGCTGCCGAGCCCCCAGCCTCAGATTTTGCCTCCGCCGTTTCCTTCATCGCACAGACGTCTGGGTCCTGCATTAGCTCCGCCCACCTCCCTTTCTCTCCCCCGCCTCCCGTCACCTCGGACTCGTACACCTCCGACACGGAGTCGGTGCACATGATGAGCCCAGTGTCCCCCTGCAGGCAGATGTCCATCGATTACCCCGACTTTGACGGCCCCTTCAGCCCCCCAGCGCTGGGGAAGACCCCCAAGCTAGCCCAG GATGTCCCCCCCTCCACAGCCAGCACTGATTCCAACACGCCAGTAGACCGAAGCACGCAGACCTCCTACCCCGCCCAAGTCCCTCCACCCCTCCCCCTGCACACCCCAATGCAGGCGGCGGGAGCGCAGACCCACCTGTTCAGCCACCTGCCGCTGCACTCGCAGCAGCCGGCCCGCCCCCCCTACAGCATGCTTCCAGTGGGCGGGATCCAGCTGCTGCCCGCCGGCCTGGCCACCTTCCTACCCATCCAAGCCGGCCAGGTCCAGCTCACCATCCCCGCCGTGAGCGTCATCCACCGAAACACCAGCCCGCTGCCTCCCCCCAACACGCCCCCCCACCCGGAGAGCCTGCAGACGCAGCCGGTGGTGGTGCAGGAGCCGCTCAGCAGCATGGTCCCCTGCTTCCCCCTGGGGCAGGTGGCCGGCCTGCAGGCGCAGACGCTGCAGCCCGTGGGTTTGGAGACACTCAACCTCATGGGACTGACCAGCCCAGGCTTGGCGTCCACGCCACTGCTGCCCCCCCAGGGCCTGACGCTCAACGCCGCTCTCGGCCTGCAAGTGCTCGCCGCCAACGCCAACCCCCAGAGCCGCACCAGCCCGCAGGCGCACGTCCCCGGCCTGCAGTTTGTCAACATTGCCCTGCCCGCCATCATCCCCTCCCTCAGCCCCCTGTCCGCCCTCAGTCCCCGGCCCGGGTCCTTCGACATGCAGAGCAGCCCCGAGGCCACTGCAGCGCCACCTGCCGGCTTTGCCTCGGGCTGCGCGGCCCTCAATCCAGGAGGCTGCAGCCCTGAGAGGAAGTGGGAGGAGAAAGAGAAACCGCCACCTCAGCGCCCAGCTTCTGCGCCACAGAACCGCACTGAGCATCCCAAATCGCCGCCATATCCCAGCGCCGCTGAGCCCGCGGCGTCTGAGAACAGTCGGCAGACGGCCGTCGACGACTACAACGAGGCGTCCAGTGATGACGAAGACCGTCTCGTCATCGCCACCTGA